In Syngnathus acus chromosome 5, fSynAcu1.2, whole genome shotgun sequence, a genomic segment contains:
- the rbm5 gene encoding RNA-binding protein 5 isoform X3 — MHYSHPRHNYGDWLCNTCGLYNFRRRLKCFRCSAAKVESETNSNADLNDTQPGGDFCGDTIILRNIAPLSSVEGIMTVLAPYANLAPNNIRLIKDKQTGQNRGFAFVQLSSPLEASQLLTILQGLQPGLKLDGKTIGVDYAKSARKDLLLPDGNRVSAFSVASTAIAAAQWSSSQPQSTVEGVSEYSLLHEGYTPMSQAYYQVAGASTSQDNGILGAAPNMKLVPPTAAGVVLPPTMQVYQPHIIGQPAIQPLQLAQKLEANSQAAPISGADAVAAATATTAAAATTSGQTTDTATVVPDTSTYQYDESSGYYFDPQSGLYYDPNTHYYYNSQTQQYLYWDGEKQTYVPISVDANATAGPTAANAKEPREGKEKKEKPKSKTAQQIAKDMERWAKSLNKQKENFKSSFQPISQEERKEAAAADAGFILFEKKQAGVLDRLVTEVTDIPDEEAATSSSKCGLVAAYSGDSDPEEAADGGEGGQDKLTDWKKLACLLCRRQFPNKEGLLRHQQLSDLHKKNLEVLRRSQMSEAELEELERRETELKYRDRAAERREKYGIPEPPVAKKKKYSQPTPAVNYEQPTKDGLNSDNIGNKMLQAMGWKEGKGLGRNQQGITAPIQAQLRTKGAGLGTKGSNYTLSASDTYKDAVRKAMFARFTELE, encoded by the exons ATGCACTACAGTCATCCCAGACACAACTATGGAGACTGGCTCTGCAATACT TGTGGCCTGTACAATTTCCGGAGGCGGCTGAAGTGCTTCAGGTGTTCAGCAGCTAAAGTCG AATCTGAGACGAATAGTAATGCTGACCTCAATGATACTCAGCCCGGTGGAGACTTTTGTGGTGACA CAATCATCCTGAGAAATATTGCTCCCCTGAGCTCCGTGGAAGGCATCATGACCGTCCTGGCACCATATGCTAATCTCGCTCCCAACAACATACGCCTAATCAAGGACAAACAGACAGGCCAGAACCGAGGCTTTGCTTTTGTCCAGCTGTCTTCTCCTCtg GAGGCGTCTCAGCTGCTAACCATCTTACAAGGACTGCAGCCAGGTCTCAAACTGGATGGGAAAACAATTGGGGTGGATTACGCCAAGAGTGCTAGAAA GGACCTTTTGCTCCCCGATGGGAATCGCGTCAGTGCCTTTTCTGTTGCTAGTACAGCTATTGCTGCGGCCCAGTGGTCCTCAAGTCAG CCCCAGTCGACTGTCGAAGGAGTATCCGAGTACAGCCTCTTGCACGAAGGCTACACTCCAATGTCGCAG GCCTACTATCAAGTTGCAGGAGCCAGCACCTCACAGGACAATGGAATTCTTGGAG CTGCCCCTAACATGAAGCTTGTTCCGCCGACTGCTGCTGGGgtagttctcccccccaccatgcAAGTCTACCAACCCCATATAATTGGCCAGCCTGCTATTCAG CCATTGCAGCTGGCTCAGAAGTTGGAGGCCAATTCTCAGGCGGCACCTATCTCTGGTGCTGACGCTGTGGCTGCTGCCACGGCAACCACTGCCGCTGCAGCGACAACCTCGGGACAAACTACAGACACGGCCACCG TTGTTCCGGACACATCCACTTATCAGTATGATGAATCATCCGGCTATTATTTTGACCCCCAAAGTGGCCTGTACTATGACCCAAACACGCAT TATTATTACAACTCTCAGACTCAGCAGTATCTTTATTGGGATGGTGAGAAGCAGACATATGTCCCCATCTCAGTTGATGCAAACGCTACAGCGGGTCCCACAGCAGCCAATGCTAAAGAACCCCGTGAAGGAAAAGAGAAGAAGGAAAAGCCAAAGAGCAAAACTGCTCAGCAG ATTGCTAAAGATATGGAACGCTGGGCCAAAAGTCTTAATAAGCAGAAGGAGAACTTCAAGAGCAGCTTCCAGCCAATCAGTCaagaggaaaggaaggagGCAGCCGCTGCTGATGCTGGCTTCatactttttgaaaaaaag CAAGCCGGAGTGCTAGACAGACTCGTAACAGAGGTGACAGATATTCCTGATGAGGAAGCGGCCACCAGCTCCTCCAAG TGTGGCCTCGTGGCGGCCTATAGTGGAGACAGTGACCCCGAGGAGGCAGCTGACGGCGGAGAGGGAGGCCAGGACAAGCTGACCGACTGGAAGAAGCTCGCCTGCTTGTTATGCAGGAGGCAGTTTCCCAACAAAGAAGGGCTATTAAGACATCAGCAGCTGTCCGACCTCCACAag aaaaacctGGAAGTTTTGCGGCGATCCCAAATGAGTGAAGCTGAGCTGGAGGAGTTGGAGAGAAGAGAAACCGAG TTGAAATACAGAGACAGAGCAGCCGAGAGACgagaaaaatacggtataccTGAGCCCCCTGTcgccaaaaagaagaaatacagCCAGCCAACACCAGCTGt TAACTACGAGCAACCCACCAAAGATGGCCTAAACAGTGACAACATCGGCAATAAAATGTTGCAAGCTATGGGCTGGAAGGAGGGTAAAGGGCTCGGGCGCAACCAGCAGGGCATCACTGCACCTATTCAG GCCCAACTGAGAACAAAAGGAGCTGGTCTCGGTACTAAAGGCAGCAACTACACCCTCTCGGCATCTGACACGTACAAAGATGCAGTCCGCAAAGCCATGTTTGCTCGCTTTACTGAATTGGAGTGA
- the LOC119123208 gene encoding testis-expressed protein 264 isoform X1 — translation MLEWMNLCVAISLFVILLLLAGYFLYSGLLSDIIIFTGSPPIKRVTFVYKFMEGSYKKCAKQFQEANSIGPKLSCIGIFYDDPQKVPGPQCRCAIGSIVSEGENKADKELLKRYETCGFKVFSFPEVTHVVTTSFPHRTIFSILLGVKRVYPRLESYIKDRKLCAHPFLEIYSEDLIHFMAPLARQGDFYVPEARLAERRLSSEQEESDSEISGADSNSEYSSGSGILLSDSRETSPAVSSARSESVQDPENANHGGETSRERSLKEVDLERNEQEGEQFKKGSSQVSLDPVPQFLGVVSGEE, via the exons ATGTTAGAGTGGATGAATCTGTGTGTGGCTATTAGCCTGTTCGTCATTCTTTTGTTATTAGCAGGTTACTTTTTATACTCCGGACTCCTGTCGGATATTatcatttttaccggatctcCTCCTATAAAAAGGGTGACATTCGTCTACAAGTTTATGGAAGGATCCtataaaaaatgtgcaaaacagTTTCAAGAAGCCAACAGTATCGGGCCTAAACTTTCTTGTATCGGAATATTCTATGATGATCCCCAAAAG GTGCCCGGACCTCAGTGCCGCTGTGCTATCGGCAGTATTGTCAGCGAAGGGGAGAACAAGGCCGACAAGGAGCTTCTGAAGCGCTACGAGACATGTGGCTTTAAAGTTTTCTCCTTTCCTGAAGTCACTCACGTGGTCACTACCTCATTCCCCCACAGGACCATTTTCTCCATCCTCCTGGGAGTAAAAAGAGTCTATCCACGGCTAGAAAGCTACATAAAG GATAGAAAACTTTGTGCACATCCTTTCCTCGAGATCTACAGTGAGGATCTGATCCACTTCATGGCTCCGCTGGCTCGACAGGGAGACTTCTACGTTCCGGAAGCCCGTCTAGCGGAAAGGAGGCTTTCTTCGGAACAAGAAGAATCCGACTCGGAAATTTCAG GTGCAGACTCAAACAGCGAATACAGCTCAGGGAGTGGGATTCTTTTGTCAGACAGCCGAGAGACATCACCGGCCGTGTCCTCGGCCCGCTCTGAATCCGTCCAGGACCCCGAGAACGCAAATCACGGAGGGGAAACTTCCAGGGAGCGATCCCTCAAGGAGGTGGACTTGGAACGAAATGAGCAGGAAGGAGAGCAGTTTAAGAAAGGCTCGAGCCAGGTGAGCCTTGATCCCGTCCCACAGTTTTTGGGTGTTGTTAGTGGCGAGGAGTAA
- the rbm5 gene encoding RNA-binding protein 5 isoform X2, with protein sequence MGADKRISRTERSGRYGSDAPRDSDWRDRREKDQERDRRWSDERRGDRNEGERDRRGSRDSPEPRERKRRNSDRSEDGYHSDGDYLDQDYRRESGDEKRSKTIMLWGLSSHVTEEDICFAIDQLEGPQPADVRLMKKKTGISRGFAFVDFYHLQDATRWMETNQKRLVIQGKNVDMHYSHPRHNYGDWLCNTCGLYNFRRRLKCFRCSAAKVESETNSNADLNDTQPGGDFCGDTIILRNIAPLSSVEGIMTVLAPYANLAPNNIRLIKDKQTGQNRGFAFVQLSSPLEASQLLTILQGLQPGLKLDGKTIGVDYAKSARKDLLLPDGNRVSAFSVASTAIAAAQWSSSQSTVEGVSEYSLLHEGYTPMSQAYYQVAGASTSQDNGILGAAPNMKLVPPTAAGVVLPPTMQVYQPHIIGQPAIQPLQLAQKLEANSQAAPISGADAVAAATATTAAAATTSGQTTDTATVVPDTSTYQYDESSGYYFDPQSGLYYDPNTHYYYNSQTQQYLYWDGEKQTYVPISVDANATAGPTAANAKEPREGKEKKEKPKSKTAQQIAKDMERWAKSLNKQKENFKSSFQPISQEERKEAAAADAGFILFEKKQAGVLDRLVTEVTDIPDEEAATSSSKCGLVAAYSGDSDPEEAADGGEGGQDKLTDWKKLACLLCRRQFPNKEGLLRHQQLSDLHKKNLEVLRRSQMSEAELEELERRETELKYRDRAAERREKYGIPEPPVAKKKKYSQPTPAVNYEQPTKDGLNSDNIGNKMLQAMGWKEGKGLGRNQQGITAPIQAQLRTKGAGLGTKGSNYTLSASDTYKDAVRKAMFARFTELE encoded by the exons ATGGGAGCAGATAAGAG GATAAGTCGCACTGAAAGGAGCGGCAGGTATGGCTCCGACGCACCCCGTGATTCTGATTGGCGTGACAGACGGGAAAAGGATCAAGAGCGCGATCGCCGCTGGTCGGATGAGAGACGAGGAGATCGCAACGAAGGAGAGCGAGACCGTCGAGGATCCAGAGACAGTCCAGAG cCAAGAGAACGAAAAAGACGCAACAGCGACAGATCCGAAGATGGGTATCACTCAGATGGCGACTACCTGGATCAAGATTACAGAAGAGAAAGTGGGGATGAGAAAAGGAGCAAGACTATCATGCTATGGGGTCTTTCGTCACACGTCACAGAGGAagat ATATGTTTCGCCATTGATCAGTTGGAGGGTCCCCAGCCTGCCGATGTCagactgatgaaaaaaaagacag GTATAAGCCGTGGTTTCGCCTTCGTGGACTTTTATCACTTGCAAGATGCTACCCGATGGATGGAGACCAATCAG aAACGTCTGGTCATCCAAGGGAAAAATGTGGACATGCACTACAGTCATCCCAGACACAACTATGGAGACTGGCTCTGCAATACT TGTGGCCTGTACAATTTCCGGAGGCGGCTGAAGTGCTTCAGGTGTTCAGCAGCTAAAGTCG AATCTGAGACGAATAGTAATGCTGACCTCAATGATACTCAGCCCGGTGGAGACTTTTGTGGTGACA CAATCATCCTGAGAAATATTGCTCCCCTGAGCTCCGTGGAAGGCATCATGACCGTCCTGGCACCATATGCTAATCTCGCTCCCAACAACATACGCCTAATCAAGGACAAACAGACAGGCCAGAACCGAGGCTTTGCTTTTGTCCAGCTGTCTTCTCCTCtg GAGGCGTCTCAGCTGCTAACCATCTTACAAGGACTGCAGCCAGGTCTCAAACTGGATGGGAAAACAATTGGGGTGGATTACGCCAAGAGTGCTAGAAA GGACCTTTTGCTCCCCGATGGGAATCGCGTCAGTGCCTTTTCTGTTGCTAGTACAGCTATTGCTGCGGCCCAGTGGTCCTCAAGTCAG TCGACTGTCGAAGGAGTATCCGAGTACAGCCTCTTGCACGAAGGCTACACTCCAATGTCGCAG GCCTACTATCAAGTTGCAGGAGCCAGCACCTCACAGGACAATGGAATTCTTGGAG CTGCCCCTAACATGAAGCTTGTTCCGCCGACTGCTGCTGGGgtagttctcccccccaccatgcAAGTCTACCAACCCCATATAATTGGCCAGCCTGCTATTCAG CCATTGCAGCTGGCTCAGAAGTTGGAGGCCAATTCTCAGGCGGCACCTATCTCTGGTGCTGACGCTGTGGCTGCTGCCACGGCAACCACTGCCGCTGCAGCGACAACCTCGGGACAAACTACAGACACGGCCACCG TTGTTCCGGACACATCCACTTATCAGTATGATGAATCATCCGGCTATTATTTTGACCCCCAAAGTGGCCTGTACTATGACCCAAACACGCAT TATTATTACAACTCTCAGACTCAGCAGTATCTTTATTGGGATGGTGAGAAGCAGACATATGTCCCCATCTCAGTTGATGCAAACGCTACAGCGGGTCCCACAGCAGCCAATGCTAAAGAACCCCGTGAAGGAAAAGAGAAGAAGGAAAAGCCAAAGAGCAAAACTGCTCAGCAG ATTGCTAAAGATATGGAACGCTGGGCCAAAAGTCTTAATAAGCAGAAGGAGAACTTCAAGAGCAGCTTCCAGCCAATCAGTCaagaggaaaggaaggagGCAGCCGCTGCTGATGCTGGCTTCatactttttgaaaaaaag CAAGCCGGAGTGCTAGACAGACTCGTAACAGAGGTGACAGATATTCCTGATGAGGAAGCGGCCACCAGCTCCTCCAAG TGTGGCCTCGTGGCGGCCTATAGTGGAGACAGTGACCCCGAGGAGGCAGCTGACGGCGGAGAGGGAGGCCAGGACAAGCTGACCGACTGGAAGAAGCTCGCCTGCTTGTTATGCAGGAGGCAGTTTCCCAACAAAGAAGGGCTATTAAGACATCAGCAGCTGTCCGACCTCCACAag aaaaacctGGAAGTTTTGCGGCGATCCCAAATGAGTGAAGCTGAGCTGGAGGAGTTGGAGAGAAGAGAAACCGAG TTGAAATACAGAGACAGAGCAGCCGAGAGACgagaaaaatacggtataccTGAGCCCCCTGTcgccaaaaagaagaaatacagCCAGCCAACACCAGCTGt TAACTACGAGCAACCCACCAAAGATGGCCTAAACAGTGACAACATCGGCAATAAAATGTTGCAAGCTATGGGCTGGAAGGAGGGTAAAGGGCTCGGGCGCAACCAGCAGGGCATCACTGCACCTATTCAG GCCCAACTGAGAACAAAAGGAGCTGGTCTCGGTACTAAAGGCAGCAACTACACCCTCTCGGCATCTGACACGTACAAAGATGCAGTCCGCAAAGCCATGTTTGCTCGCTTTACTGAATTGGAGTGA
- the rbm5 gene encoding RNA-binding protein 5 isoform X1 has protein sequence MGADKRISRTERSGRYGSDAPRDSDWRDRREKDQERDRRWSDERRGDRNEGERDRRGSRDSPEPRERKRRNSDRSEDGYHSDGDYLDQDYRRESGDEKRSKTIMLWGLSSHVTEEDICFAIDQLEGPQPADVRLMKKKTGISRGFAFVDFYHLQDATRWMETNQKRLVIQGKNVDMHYSHPRHNYGDWLCNTCGLYNFRRRLKCFRCSAAKVESETNSNADLNDTQPGGDFCGDTIILRNIAPLSSVEGIMTVLAPYANLAPNNIRLIKDKQTGQNRGFAFVQLSSPLEASQLLTILQGLQPGLKLDGKTIGVDYAKSARKDLLLPDGNRVSAFSVASTAIAAAQWSSSQPQSTVEGVSEYSLLHEGYTPMSQAYYQVAGASTSQDNGILGAAPNMKLVPPTAAGVVLPPTMQVYQPHIIGQPAIQPLQLAQKLEANSQAAPISGADAVAAATATTAAAATTSGQTTDTATVVPDTSTYQYDESSGYYFDPQSGLYYDPNTHYYYNSQTQQYLYWDGEKQTYVPISVDANATAGPTAANAKEPREGKEKKEKPKSKTAQQIAKDMERWAKSLNKQKENFKSSFQPISQEERKEAAAADAGFILFEKKQAGVLDRLVTEVTDIPDEEAATSSSKCGLVAAYSGDSDPEEAADGGEGGQDKLTDWKKLACLLCRRQFPNKEGLLRHQQLSDLHKKNLEVLRRSQMSEAELEELERRETELKYRDRAAERREKYGIPEPPVAKKKKYSQPTPAVNYEQPTKDGLNSDNIGNKMLQAMGWKEGKGLGRNQQGITAPIQAQLRTKGAGLGTKGSNYTLSASDTYKDAVRKAMFARFTELE, from the exons ATGGGAGCAGATAAGAG GATAAGTCGCACTGAAAGGAGCGGCAGGTATGGCTCCGACGCACCCCGTGATTCTGATTGGCGTGACAGACGGGAAAAGGATCAAGAGCGCGATCGCCGCTGGTCGGATGAGAGACGAGGAGATCGCAACGAAGGAGAGCGAGACCGTCGAGGATCCAGAGACAGTCCAGAG cCAAGAGAACGAAAAAGACGCAACAGCGACAGATCCGAAGATGGGTATCACTCAGATGGCGACTACCTGGATCAAGATTACAGAAGAGAAAGTGGGGATGAGAAAAGGAGCAAGACTATCATGCTATGGGGTCTTTCGTCACACGTCACAGAGGAagat ATATGTTTCGCCATTGATCAGTTGGAGGGTCCCCAGCCTGCCGATGTCagactgatgaaaaaaaagacag GTATAAGCCGTGGTTTCGCCTTCGTGGACTTTTATCACTTGCAAGATGCTACCCGATGGATGGAGACCAATCAG aAACGTCTGGTCATCCAAGGGAAAAATGTGGACATGCACTACAGTCATCCCAGACACAACTATGGAGACTGGCTCTGCAATACT TGTGGCCTGTACAATTTCCGGAGGCGGCTGAAGTGCTTCAGGTGTTCAGCAGCTAAAGTCG AATCTGAGACGAATAGTAATGCTGACCTCAATGATACTCAGCCCGGTGGAGACTTTTGTGGTGACA CAATCATCCTGAGAAATATTGCTCCCCTGAGCTCCGTGGAAGGCATCATGACCGTCCTGGCACCATATGCTAATCTCGCTCCCAACAACATACGCCTAATCAAGGACAAACAGACAGGCCAGAACCGAGGCTTTGCTTTTGTCCAGCTGTCTTCTCCTCtg GAGGCGTCTCAGCTGCTAACCATCTTACAAGGACTGCAGCCAGGTCTCAAACTGGATGGGAAAACAATTGGGGTGGATTACGCCAAGAGTGCTAGAAA GGACCTTTTGCTCCCCGATGGGAATCGCGTCAGTGCCTTTTCTGTTGCTAGTACAGCTATTGCTGCGGCCCAGTGGTCCTCAAGTCAG CCCCAGTCGACTGTCGAAGGAGTATCCGAGTACAGCCTCTTGCACGAAGGCTACACTCCAATGTCGCAG GCCTACTATCAAGTTGCAGGAGCCAGCACCTCACAGGACAATGGAATTCTTGGAG CTGCCCCTAACATGAAGCTTGTTCCGCCGACTGCTGCTGGGgtagttctcccccccaccatgcAAGTCTACCAACCCCATATAATTGGCCAGCCTGCTATTCAG CCATTGCAGCTGGCTCAGAAGTTGGAGGCCAATTCTCAGGCGGCACCTATCTCTGGTGCTGACGCTGTGGCTGCTGCCACGGCAACCACTGCCGCTGCAGCGACAACCTCGGGACAAACTACAGACACGGCCACCG TTGTTCCGGACACATCCACTTATCAGTATGATGAATCATCCGGCTATTATTTTGACCCCCAAAGTGGCCTGTACTATGACCCAAACACGCAT TATTATTACAACTCTCAGACTCAGCAGTATCTTTATTGGGATGGTGAGAAGCAGACATATGTCCCCATCTCAGTTGATGCAAACGCTACAGCGGGTCCCACAGCAGCCAATGCTAAAGAACCCCGTGAAGGAAAAGAGAAGAAGGAAAAGCCAAAGAGCAAAACTGCTCAGCAG ATTGCTAAAGATATGGAACGCTGGGCCAAAAGTCTTAATAAGCAGAAGGAGAACTTCAAGAGCAGCTTCCAGCCAATCAGTCaagaggaaaggaaggagGCAGCCGCTGCTGATGCTGGCTTCatactttttgaaaaaaag CAAGCCGGAGTGCTAGACAGACTCGTAACAGAGGTGACAGATATTCCTGATGAGGAAGCGGCCACCAGCTCCTCCAAG TGTGGCCTCGTGGCGGCCTATAGTGGAGACAGTGACCCCGAGGAGGCAGCTGACGGCGGAGAGGGAGGCCAGGACAAGCTGACCGACTGGAAGAAGCTCGCCTGCTTGTTATGCAGGAGGCAGTTTCCCAACAAAGAAGGGCTATTAAGACATCAGCAGCTGTCCGACCTCCACAag aaaaacctGGAAGTTTTGCGGCGATCCCAAATGAGTGAAGCTGAGCTGGAGGAGTTGGAGAGAAGAGAAACCGAG TTGAAATACAGAGACAGAGCAGCCGAGAGACgagaaaaatacggtataccTGAGCCCCCTGTcgccaaaaagaagaaatacagCCAGCCAACACCAGCTGt TAACTACGAGCAACCCACCAAAGATGGCCTAAACAGTGACAACATCGGCAATAAAATGTTGCAAGCTATGGGCTGGAAGGAGGGTAAAGGGCTCGGGCGCAACCAGCAGGGCATCACTGCACCTATTCAG GCCCAACTGAGAACAAAAGGAGCTGGTCTCGGTACTAAAGGCAGCAACTACACCCTCTCGGCATCTGACACGTACAAAGATGCAGTCCGCAAAGCCATGTTTGCTCGCTTTACTGAATTGGAGTGA
- the brk1 gene encoding probable protein BRICK1 — protein MAGQEDPVQREIHQDWANREYIEVITSSIKKITDFLNSFDMSCRSRLATLNEKLTALERRIEYIEARVTKGETLT, from the exons ATGGCTGGTCAAGAAGATCCAGTGCAGAGAGAAATTCACCAAGACTGGGCCAACCGGGAGTATATCGAAGTAATCACGAGCAGCATCAAGAAAATTACTGACTTCCTTAACTCTTTTG ACATGTCATGTCGATCTCGCTTGGCTACCCTCAATGAGAAGTTGACAGCCTTGGAGAGGAGAATCGAATACATTGAAGCAAGA GTGACAAAAGGTGAAACCTTGACTTAA
- the LOC119123208 gene encoding testis-expressed protein 264 isoform X2, translating to MCLKLFLRPLLTLMVHSRKFHSSCNRVPGPQCRCAIGSIVSEGENKADKELLKRYETCGFKVFSFPEVTHVVTTSFPHRTIFSILLGVKRVYPRLESYIKDRKLCAHPFLEIYSEDLIHFMAPLARQGDFYVPEARLAERRLSSEQEESDSEISGADSNSEYSSGSGILLSDSRETSPAVSSARSESVQDPENANHGGETSRERSLKEVDLERNEQEGEQFKKGSSQVSLDPVPQFLGVVSGEE from the exons ATGTGTTTAAAACTATTCCTCAGGCCCCTCTTGACTTTAATGGTACATTCCAGGAAGTTTCATTCATCGTGCAACCGG GTGCCCGGACCTCAGTGCCGCTGTGCTATCGGCAGTATTGTCAGCGAAGGGGAGAACAAGGCCGACAAGGAGCTTCTGAAGCGCTACGAGACATGTGGCTTTAAAGTTTTCTCCTTTCCTGAAGTCACTCACGTGGTCACTACCTCATTCCCCCACAGGACCATTTTCTCCATCCTCCTGGGAGTAAAAAGAGTCTATCCACGGCTAGAAAGCTACATAAAG GATAGAAAACTTTGTGCACATCCTTTCCTCGAGATCTACAGTGAGGATCTGATCCACTTCATGGCTCCGCTGGCTCGACAGGGAGACTTCTACGTTCCGGAAGCCCGTCTAGCGGAAAGGAGGCTTTCTTCGGAACAAGAAGAATCCGACTCGGAAATTTCAG GTGCAGACTCAAACAGCGAATACAGCTCAGGGAGTGGGATTCTTTTGTCAGACAGCCGAGAGACATCACCGGCCGTGTCCTCGGCCCGCTCTGAATCCGTCCAGGACCCCGAGAACGCAAATCACGGAGGGGAAACTTCCAGGGAGCGATCCCTCAAGGAGGTGGACTTGGAACGAAATGAGCAGGAAGGAGAGCAGTTTAAGAAAGGCTCGAGCCAGGTGAGCCTTGATCCCGTCCCACAGTTTTTGGGTGTTGTTAGTGGCGAGGAGTAA